The Gammaproteobacteria bacterium nucleotide sequence TATTTGTTTTCATCATTATATTCCTTTATCAATACAATCCGTAATTGCTGAGTGAGATTGTATAATTACAAGTTGTTAGCCTCTGCAAAGACGACTACTGACATACAATGCATTAAGTAAGCCAACAACATTAAACCATTAAATTACAGAGGCATACGTAAGTTGAAAAAAAACACTTCCGACTAATTTGGTAATTTGTAAAATATACTGACATCGGGATTGACTAAAACCATTAACAGTATCGTTAAATGATAATCGGCTAATAATTAAGTTTTGTTTACAATTCTTTTTGCCACATGAAACATGATCCGTGCGAATAAGCCGTTATTGCCAAACGGTCGGTAAGTCTTAGAAAACTTATTACGATAGGCGTCAAAATGTAGACCATGCGGTGCTGTAACTAATTCTCCACGACCTAGTAATATTTTTAGTACGTATGTGCCCGCTATTCCAGCACAAAGTTGAACAGCCATCGGAGTTGACGGACCTTTTTTGGCATGAAAGTCGACCTTAGATTTATCAACTAAATATGCTTGCTGTAGCATTGCCGGTGACAGGCCGATTAAAAATTGAATGTATTGATCATGCTCAGATCGACCAGCAAACCTAAAATATTCTTCATAAGACATCTTGTCAGGCATAAAACACAGAAAGGCACAACCCATTCCCAGAGGAGCGGCAGTGACTACGGGGATTTTTTTTTCGAAACAGCGTTGAAACACCATTTTTCGAGCTTCTAACGCAAAAAAATCAAGACTATCGACATATATATCAACATCACGTAAAAACTCATCAACATTGTCTTCAAACACACCTTGATCAAAGCTTTTAATCTCTAATTCTGGGTTAATATCTAATGCTATTCGCTCCATTACACGAACTTTTTCCTGATCG carries:
- a CDS encoding ThiF family adenylyltransferase, whose translation is MFDYDQAFSRNIGWVTELEQQKLRGAKVAIAGAGGVGGVHLLTLCRLGIGGFNIADFDTFEVHNFNRQSGAFMSTIDQEKVRVMERIALDINPELEIKSFDQGVFEDNVDEFLRDVDIYVDSLDFFALEARKMVFQRCFEKKIPVVTAAPLGMGCAFLCFMPDKMSYEEYFRFAGRSEHDQYIQFLIGLSPAMLQQAYLVDKSKVDFHAKKGPSTPMAVQLCAGIAGTYVLKILLGRGELVTAPHGLHFDAYRNKFSKTYRPFGNNGLFARIMFHVAKRIVNKT